A genome region from Equus caballus isolate H_3958 breed thoroughbred chromosome 19, TB-T2T, whole genome shotgun sequence includes the following:
- the HHLA2 gene encoding HERV-H LTR-associating protein 2 isoform X3, which produces MSLVRRKSGKTTEDFFSYLSAPSEEEVIGRLDEDVILPCSFKNGSEVVIHWKNQETHTIYSYFKGSDHLEKQDPRYTNRTSLFHAEIHNGNASLSIRILRLLDEGIYICYVGTASGKTTKKVVLKVGAFVTPVMKYEKRNMTSFLTCSVRSYPHPSITWQGDETPISESTLEEIESSGCFHIYSTVTITGSNSSYECAIENSLLKQTWTGQWTVKDGLHKMQSEHISLSCQPASNISLPNQNFRVTWSRVESGNSSILAYFLSSSRNTIINEPRFSWNKELINQSDFSLTLRDLRVSDSGEYLCNISSSNYTLLTIQTLHVEPSQKRDIWKILLPVMILVIVIVVIVVILMILVILVLLVFYEVPASRRFYRFCRAWDPVSSDENARNTENRDL; this is translated from the exons ATTTCTTCAGTTATCTGAGTGCTCCGAGTGAGGAAGAAGTCATTGGAAGACTCGATGAGGATGTGATTCTCCCTTGCTCATTTAAGAATGGGTCTGAGGTTGTAATTCACTGGAAGAATCAAGAAACCCACACTATTTACTCATACTTCAAAGGCAGTGACCATTTGGAAAAGCAAGATCCCAGGTACACAAACAGGACATCCCTCTTCCATGCTGAAATTCACAATGGGAATGCCTCCCTATCTATTAGAATATTAAGGCTTCTGGATGAAGGAATTTATATCTGCTATGTGGGAACAGCGTCtggaaaaaccacaaagaaagtGGTATTAAAGGTGGGAG CTTTTGTCACACCTGTGATGAAGTATGAAAAGAGGAACATGACCAGCTTCTTAACATGCAGTGTGCGAAGTTACCCTCATCCAAGTATCACATGGCAAGGGGACGAGACACCTATCTCTGAAAGCACTCTGGAAGAAATCGAGTCTTCGGGGTGTTTTCATATTTACAGTACAGTGACTATTACAGGATCAAATTCATCTTATGAATGTGCTATTGAAAATTCATTGCTGAAGCAAACATGGACAGGACAATGGACAGTGAAAG ATGGCCTTCATAAAATGCAAAGTGAACACATTTCACTCTCATGTCAACCTGCAAGCAACATTTCTCTACCAAATCAAAACTTCAGAGTCACTTGGTCCAGAGTGGAAAGTGGGAATTCCTCCATCCTGGCTTACTTTCTGAGCTCCTCACGAAATACGATTATCAATGAACCCCGATTTTCATGGAACAAAGAGCTAATAAACCAGAGTGACTTCTCCTTGACTTTGAGGGATCTTAGAGTTTCAGACAGTGGGGAATACTTGTGCAATATTTCTTCAAGCAATTATACTTTACTCACCATCCAAACACTGCATGTAG aaCCGAGTCAAAAAAGagatatctggaaaattctgCTTCCAGTGATGATTCTGGTGATTGTGATTGTGGTGATTGTGGTGATTCTCATGATTCTGGTGATTCTGGTGCTTTTAGTATTTTACGAAGTCCCTGCATCAAGAAGATTCTACCGTTTCTGCAGAG CATGGGATCCTGTCTCCTCTGATGAGAATGCTCGTAATACAGAAAACAGG GATCTTTGA
- the HHLA2 gene encoding HERV-H LTR-associating protein 2 isoform X2, translating into MRAEAVLSFFLILAPSLSGFPDFFSYLSAPSEEEVIGRLDEDVILPCSFKNGSEVVIHWKNQETHTIYSYFKGSDHLEKQDPRYTNRTSLFHAEIHNGNASLSIRILRLLDEGIYICYVGTASGKTTKKVVLKVGAFVTPVMKYEKRNMTSFLTCSVRSYPHPSITWQGDETPISESTLEEIESSGCFHIYSTVTITGSNSSYECAIENSLLKQTWTGQWTVKDGLHKMQSEHISLSCQPASNISLPNQNFRVTWSRVESGNSSILAYFLSSSRNTIINEPRFSWNKELINQSDFSLTLRDLRVSDSGEYLCNISSSNYTLLTIQTLHVEPSQKRDIWKILLPVMILVIVIVVIVVILMILVILVLLVFYEVPASRRFYRFCRAWDPVSSDENARNTENRDL; encoded by the exons ATGAGGGCAGAGGCAGTGCTgtctttcttcctcattcttgCACCATCTCTGAGTGGATTTCCAG ATTTCTTCAGTTATCTGAGTGCTCCGAGTGAGGAAGAAGTCATTGGAAGACTCGATGAGGATGTGATTCTCCCTTGCTCATTTAAGAATGGGTCTGAGGTTGTAATTCACTGGAAGAATCAAGAAACCCACACTATTTACTCATACTTCAAAGGCAGTGACCATTTGGAAAAGCAAGATCCCAGGTACACAAACAGGACATCCCTCTTCCATGCTGAAATTCACAATGGGAATGCCTCCCTATCTATTAGAATATTAAGGCTTCTGGATGAAGGAATTTATATCTGCTATGTGGGAACAGCGTCtggaaaaaccacaaagaaagtGGTATTAAAGGTGGGAG CTTTTGTCACACCTGTGATGAAGTATGAAAAGAGGAACATGACCAGCTTCTTAACATGCAGTGTGCGAAGTTACCCTCATCCAAGTATCACATGGCAAGGGGACGAGACACCTATCTCTGAAAGCACTCTGGAAGAAATCGAGTCTTCGGGGTGTTTTCATATTTACAGTACAGTGACTATTACAGGATCAAATTCATCTTATGAATGTGCTATTGAAAATTCATTGCTGAAGCAAACATGGACAGGACAATGGACAGTGAAAG ATGGCCTTCATAAAATGCAAAGTGAACACATTTCACTCTCATGTCAACCTGCAAGCAACATTTCTCTACCAAATCAAAACTTCAGAGTCACTTGGTCCAGAGTGGAAAGTGGGAATTCCTCCATCCTGGCTTACTTTCTGAGCTCCTCACGAAATACGATTATCAATGAACCCCGATTTTCATGGAACAAAGAGCTAATAAACCAGAGTGACTTCTCCTTGACTTTGAGGGATCTTAGAGTTTCAGACAGTGGGGAATACTTGTGCAATATTTCTTCAAGCAATTATACTTTACTCACCATCCAAACACTGCATGTAG aaCCGAGTCAAAAAAGagatatctggaaaattctgCTTCCAGTGATGATTCTGGTGATTGTGATTGTGGTGATTGTGGTGATTCTCATGATTCTGGTGATTCTGGTGCTTTTAGTATTTTACGAAGTCCCTGCATCAAGAAGATTCTACCGTTTCTGCAGAG CATGGGATCCTGTCTCCTCTGATGAGAATGCTCGTAATACAGAAAACAGG GATCTTTGA
- the HHLA2 gene encoding HERV-H LTR-associating protein 2 isoform X1 — MRAEAVLSFFLILAPSLSGFPDFFSYLSAPSEEEVIGRLDEDVILPCSFKNGSEVVIHWKNQETHTIYSYFKGSDHLEKQDPRYTNRTSLFHAEIHNGNASLSIRILRLLDEGIYICYVGTASGKTTKKVVLKVGAFVTPVMKYEKRNMTSFLTCSVRSYPHPSITWQGDETPISESTLEEIESSGCFHIYSTVTITGSNSSYECAIENSLLKQTWTGQWTVKDGLHKMQSEHISLSCQPASNISLPNQNFRVTWSRVESGNSSILAYFLSSSRNTIINEPRFSWNKELINQSDFSLTLRDLRVSDSGEYLCNISSSNYTLLTIQTLHVEPSQKRDIWKILLPVMILVIVIVVIVVILMILVILVLLVFYEVPASRRFYRFCRAWDPVSSDENARNTENRVGIGVLLLLQFF, encoded by the exons ATGAGGGCAGAGGCAGTGCTgtctttcttcctcattcttgCACCATCTCTGAGTGGATTTCCAG ATTTCTTCAGTTATCTGAGTGCTCCGAGTGAGGAAGAAGTCATTGGAAGACTCGATGAGGATGTGATTCTCCCTTGCTCATTTAAGAATGGGTCTGAGGTTGTAATTCACTGGAAGAATCAAGAAACCCACACTATTTACTCATACTTCAAAGGCAGTGACCATTTGGAAAAGCAAGATCCCAGGTACACAAACAGGACATCCCTCTTCCATGCTGAAATTCACAATGGGAATGCCTCCCTATCTATTAGAATATTAAGGCTTCTGGATGAAGGAATTTATATCTGCTATGTGGGAACAGCGTCtggaaaaaccacaaagaaagtGGTATTAAAGGTGGGAG CTTTTGTCACACCTGTGATGAAGTATGAAAAGAGGAACATGACCAGCTTCTTAACATGCAGTGTGCGAAGTTACCCTCATCCAAGTATCACATGGCAAGGGGACGAGACACCTATCTCTGAAAGCACTCTGGAAGAAATCGAGTCTTCGGGGTGTTTTCATATTTACAGTACAGTGACTATTACAGGATCAAATTCATCTTATGAATGTGCTATTGAAAATTCATTGCTGAAGCAAACATGGACAGGACAATGGACAGTGAAAG ATGGCCTTCATAAAATGCAAAGTGAACACATTTCACTCTCATGTCAACCTGCAAGCAACATTTCTCTACCAAATCAAAACTTCAGAGTCACTTGGTCCAGAGTGGAAAGTGGGAATTCCTCCATCCTGGCTTACTTTCTGAGCTCCTCACGAAATACGATTATCAATGAACCCCGATTTTCATGGAACAAAGAGCTAATAAACCAGAGTGACTTCTCCTTGACTTTGAGGGATCTTAGAGTTTCAGACAGTGGGGAATACTTGTGCAATATTTCTTCAAGCAATTATACTTTACTCACCATCCAAACACTGCATGTAG aaCCGAGTCAAAAAAGagatatctggaaaattctgCTTCCAGTGATGATTCTGGTGATTGTGATTGTGGTGATTGTGGTGATTCTCATGATTCTGGTGATTCTGGTGCTTTTAGTATTTTACGAAGTCCCTGCATCAAGAAGATTCTACCGTTTCTGCAGAG CATGGGATCCTGTCTCCTCTGATGAGAATGCTCGTAATACAGAAAACAGG